One Microvirga lotononidis genomic window carries:
- a CDS encoding IS6 family transposase, with translation MNQSVSYKRHRFPPQIIAHAVWLYFRFPLSLRLVEEMLLERGIIVSYETVRRWALKFGPDYARRLKRKRPSRRDVWRLNEVVVTIAGEKHWLWRAVDQDGYVLDEIVQSRRDTKAAKRILKRLLKKQGCPPRRLITDKLGSYASARRQIMPSVEPRAHKGLNSRAENSHVPLRKRERVMQGIRFVGGLQQYVSVFSAVRNLFVPPRTRRSALATHLHRRTAMAEWKGAANLAA, from the coding sequence ATGAACCAGTCTGTCAGCTACAAACGTCACCGCTTCCCACCTCAGATCATCGCTCATGCAGTGTGGCTCTATTTCAGGTTCCCTCTGAGCTTGCGACTGGTAGAGGAGATGCTACTCGAGCGCGGCATCATCGTCTCGTATGAGACCGTTCGCCGGTGGGCTCTGAAGTTCGGGCCAGACTACGCCCGTCGCCTCAAGCGTAAACGGCCGAGCCGCCGTGACGTTTGGCGCCTCAACGAGGTTGTGGTCACCATTGCTGGCGAGAAGCACTGGTTGTGGCGGGCCGTTGATCAGGACGGCTATGTACTTGACGAGATCGTCCAAAGCCGGCGCGACACCAAGGCGGCCAAGCGCATCCTGAAGCGGCTGCTGAAGAAGCAGGGCTGCCCGCCCCGCCGATTGATCACCGACAAGCTGGGCTCCTACGCGTCGGCCCGGCGTCAGATCATGCCTTCAGTCGAGCCCCGCGCTCACAAGGGCCTGAATAGCCGGGCCGAGAATTCGCACGTTCCATTGCGAAAGCGGGAGAGAGTGATGCAGGGCATTCGGTTTGTGGGAGGCCTGCAGCAGTACGTCAGCGTGTTCTCCGCTGTACGAAACCTCTTCGTTCCACCCCGCACCCGCCGCTCCGCCCTTGCTACCCATCTTCACCGCCGCACCGCCATGGCGGAATGGAAAGGCGCGGCCAACCTCGCTGCCTGA
- a CDS encoding integration host factor subunit alpha, with amino-acid sequence MTGKNVTRADLAQAVAYALGLPKHEAVVLAEQVLTEICDTLERGENVKLSGFGNFVVREKAQRVGRNPKTGVEVPIEPRRVVTFTPSHKLKDHVNGQTAGT; translated from the coding sequence ATGACCGGCAAGAACGTCACGCGTGCTGATCTGGCGCAAGCCGTGGCCTATGCCCTCGGCCTGCCGAAACACGAGGCCGTCGTCCTAGCCGAGCAGGTGCTGACCGAGATCTGCGATACGCTGGAGCGCGGGGAGAACGTGAAGCTGTCCGGCTTTGGCAACTTCGTGGTTCGGGAGAAGGCGCAACGCGTGGGCCGCAATCCGAAGACCGGCGTTGAGGTGCCGATCGAGCCTCGGCGGGTTGTGACCTTCACGCCATCCCACAAGTTGAAAGACCATGTGAACGGGCAGACTGCCGGCACGTGA
- a CDS encoding ABC transporter substrate-binding protein, whose translation MTVARLPFAIIALGWMTISACAEPTTYPLTIENCGAKVTIEKAPQRAVGLGQNSSEIMLMLGLADRMAGTAVWVSPVLSQLAADNAKVQRIANNTPTFEAVVARQPDFIAAQFLTTVGPQGRVGTRQQFLDLGVPSYISPTDCAVTDNTRSDGTRKQMLTMDLLYQEIDELSRIFDVADRGQALITQLKEREDTVRQRVAGKAKDVRLIYWFSSPDVAGDAWVAGRNGASGYITKVIGARNVVDSEQEWPLVGWETIASANPTVIVIGTMDRRTQGADDPVVKRKFLTTDPVVSRLDAVEKGRIVELDAQAMNPTIRTITGLETVAAALEQYGLLK comes from the coding sequence ATGACAGTTGCACGCCTGCCCTTCGCCATCATCGCCCTGGGATGGATGACCATAAGTGCTTGCGCTGAGCCTACGACGTATCCGCTGACGATTGAGAACTGCGGCGCGAAGGTCACCATCGAGAAGGCGCCCCAGCGGGCCGTCGGGCTTGGTCAGAACAGCAGCGAGATCATGCTGATGCTGGGCTTGGCCGACCGAATGGCCGGCACTGCGGTCTGGGTTTCGCCCGTGCTGTCCCAGTTGGCCGCCGACAACGCCAAGGTGCAGCGGATCGCCAACAACACCCCGACCTTCGAGGCCGTGGTCGCACGCCAGCCCGATTTCATCGCCGCCCAGTTCCTGACCACGGTCGGGCCGCAGGGGCGCGTCGGCACGCGCCAGCAATTCCTCGACCTCGGCGTGCCGAGCTACATCTCGCCGACCGACTGCGCCGTCACCGACAACACCCGCTCGGACGGCACCCGCAAGCAGATGCTGACCATGGACCTGCTCTACCAGGAGATCGACGAGCTCTCGCGCATCTTCGACGTGGCCGACCGCGGGCAGGCTCTGATTACCCAACTCAAGGAGCGAGAGGACACCGTGCGCCAGCGAGTGGCCGGCAAGGCCAAGGACGTCCGCCTGATCTACTGGTTTTCCTCGCCCGATGTCGCCGGCGATGCCTGGGTGGCCGGAAGGAATGGAGCCTCCGGCTACATCACTAAGGTGATCGGCGCGCGCAACGTCGTCGACTCCGAACAGGAATGGCCGCTGGTGGGCTGGGAGACGATTGCCTCAGCCAATCCGACCGTGATCGTGATCGGCACGATGGACCGTCGCACGCAAGGGGCAGACGATCCCGTCGTGAAGAGGAAGTTCCTCACCACCGACCCGGTCGTGAGCAGGCTCGATGCTGTCGAGAAGGGGCGCATCGTCGAGCTAGATGCGCAGGCGATGAACCCGACGATCCGCACGATCACGGGCCTTGAGACGGTGGCGGCTGCCCTTGAGCAGTACGGACTTCTCAAGTGA
- a CDS encoding FecCD family ABC transporter permease, producing the protein MRRSHRRAWVVGIGGVAAVLAALVVAIAAGVSIGEMTIPMDTIVTAVTNRLGLTNVALPRIQESVIWDYRLSRSLVAAFCGAGLALSGAILQSLLRNPLAEPYVLGISAGASTGAVGVMLLGFGAGAVSLSMGAFAGALAAFAFVVFLSSGRQTADRTILAGVAASQLFNALTSYVVSTSANAEQARSVMFWMLGSFAGVRWPEVMLSACVVAIGLAVCLWHARALDAFTFGEDAARSLGIAVRRVRVVLLLFTALMTATMVSMVGAIGFVGLVIPHAARFVVGPGHIRLLPACALAGALFMVLADIVSRIIIAPQVLPIGVVTALVGVPFFSIILYRLRRAA; encoded by the coding sequence GTGAGGCGATCCCACCGCAGGGCATGGGTGGTCGGCATCGGGGGCGTCGCCGCGGTTCTGGCTGCGCTTGTCGTCGCGATCGCCGCGGGCGTTTCGATCGGCGAGATGACCATCCCCATGGACACCATTGTCACGGCCGTGACCAACCGCTTGGGTCTGACCAATGTCGCGCTGCCGCGCATCCAGGAATCCGTGATCTGGGATTACCGCCTGTCACGGTCCCTGGTCGCGGCGTTCTGCGGAGCGGGCCTAGCCTTGTCCGGAGCGATCCTGCAATCGCTGCTGCGTAATCCGCTGGCTGAGCCCTACGTGCTCGGTATCTCGGCCGGGGCCTCGACAGGGGCGGTTGGCGTTATGTTGCTCGGGTTCGGGGCCGGCGCAGTCTCTCTGTCGATGGGAGCTTTCGCCGGGGCGCTGGCCGCCTTTGCCTTCGTCGTCTTCCTGTCGAGCGGCCGCCAGACAGCGGACCGGACGATCCTGGCGGGCGTGGCGGCCTCCCAGCTCTTCAATGCGCTCACATCCTACGTTGTCTCCACATCCGCCAACGCAGAGCAGGCGCGCAGCGTCATGTTCTGGATGCTCGGCAGCTTCGCAGGGGTCCGCTGGCCCGAGGTGATGCTGTCGGCCTGCGTGGTGGCCATCGGCCTCGCCGTCTGCCTCTGGCACGCTCGGGCACTCGATGCCTTCACCTTCGGCGAGGACGCGGCCCGGTCTCTTGGTATTGCCGTCCGCAGGGTTCGTGTCGTTCTGCTCCTGTTCACGGCACTGATGACGGCCACCATGGTGAGCATGGTGGGGGCGATCGGCTTCGTCGGTCTCGTCATCCCGCATGCCGCGCGCTTCGTCGTCGGTCCCGGGCACATCCGGCTTCTGCCGGCCTGTGCCCTAGCCGGGGCCTTGTTCATGGTTCTGGCCGACATTGTGTCGCGGATCATCATCGCCCCACAGGTGCTGCCGATCGGCGTCGTGACGGCGCTCGTCGGCGTGCCGTTCTTCTCCATCATTCTCTACCGCTTGAGGAGGGCCGCATGA
- a CDS encoding ABC transporter ATP-binding protein, with protein sequence MILGAKAVRWLAGRKVIVDDVTVSVEPGQTLGLIGPNGSGKSSLIRLLAGLRAPASGEVVLEGKPIAGFGRRELARRVAVVEQHSSTDANVSVLDVVRLGRTPHRSALSPWTDEDDRIVADALVRVGLADRREQSWHTLSGGERQRVQLARALAQSPAILILDEPTNHLDIQHQIELMRLVTELSLTTIVAIHDLNLAARFCDAIAVLADGRLVASGEPAAVLTEELIANVFGVRAHLSTSQHHGRLHIQFAM encoded by the coding sequence ATGATCCTCGGAGCCAAGGCCGTGCGCTGGCTCGCCGGCCGCAAGGTGATCGTCGACGACGTCACGGTCTCGGTTGAGCCGGGCCAGACGCTTGGGCTCATCGGACCGAACGGGTCCGGCAAGTCATCTCTGATCCGGCTACTGGCAGGACTGAGGGCTCCTGCTTCCGGCGAGGTTGTCCTCGAGGGCAAGCCGATCGCTGGCTTCGGCCGGCGTGAGCTTGCCAGACGGGTGGCCGTCGTCGAGCAGCATTCCAGCACCGACGCCAATGTCAGCGTCCTGGACGTCGTCCGCCTCGGCCGCACCCCGCACCGCTCCGCGCTGTCGCCCTGGACCGACGAGGACGACCGCATCGTGGCCGACGCTTTGGTGCGGGTCGGCCTCGCGGATCGTCGTGAACAGTCCTGGCACACACTGTCCGGCGGCGAGCGTCAGCGGGTGCAACTCGCCAGGGCTCTGGCGCAATCGCCCGCCATTCTCATTCTCGACGAGCCAACCAATCACCTCGACATCCAACACCAGATAGAGCTCATGCGGCTGGTCACAGAGCTGTCGCTGACGACCATCGTGGCGATCCACGACCTCAATCTGGCGGCCCGCTTCTGCGATGCGATCGCTGTACTCGCCGACGGCCGCCTCGTCGCATCCGGCGAGCCCGCCGCCGTCCTGACGGAAGAGCTGATCGCCAACGTCTTCGGCGTTCGCGCCCATCTCTCGACGTCTCAGCATCACGGCCGGCTCCACATTCAATTCGCCATGTAG
- a CDS encoding response regulator has translation MRPLILVVEDEVLVRMTLVDVLEDAGFRVIEAAHADEALTVLKAGSDIQGVVTDVEMPRGSINGFELARKVRADWQEIGVLIASGRAAPKAGDLPDGALFIGKPVHPETLVHLVKTLLNPSHL, from the coding sequence ATGCGCCCGCTTATCCTTGTTGTTGAAGACGAAGTTCTTGTGCGAATGACCCTGGTCGATGTGCTGGAAGATGCGGGCTTCAGAGTGATCGAGGCCGCACATGCCGATGAAGCCCTGACGGTTCTAAAGGCTGGGTCTGACATTCAAGGTGTCGTTACCGATGTCGAGATGCCGCGAGGCAGCATCAATGGCTTCGAATTGGCTCGGAAGGTGCGAGCGGATTGGCAGGAAATTGGTGTCTTGATTGCCTCAGGAAGGGCGGCTCCAAAGGCCGGCGATTTGCCCGACGGCGCCCTCTTTATTGGGAAGCCCGTCCATCCAGAAACCTTGGTTCATCTCGTCAAGACACTGCTCAACCCAAGCCACCTTTGA
- a CDS encoding cadherin domain-containing protein, with the protein MAANVVTSIVTTPQVLGVDGISILGLGSINSATVGVTGGRGELTVFGSIYGADGGVSLSADLNNIVVGSSGSISGKNYGIRVGDPTAGGSGIVNVTSSGSISAETGSAIALYSGIVSLTNSGLIAANRVLSSGPTLAPVVELTGIFATLVNTGTIISGAPLFGGIAVRFNYQASGSFWGKLENFGFIQGSVEFGSGSDVYDGRFGHIEGAINMGGGNDIFYGGEDGESVSFGAGNGTIDGGAGEDTLTFLNGTTDIRFDLRLTDGQKIGIGTFSVKNVEHFRAQAGNDYLIGNSGASNIHGGDGNDTIDGHLGNDTLDGGAGSDTALFSGSVGARVDLTKPSERQNTGYGWDVVLNIENLEGGAGADWFQGDGGANVLTGHGGNDTLIGGAGNDTLDGGSGLNTAVFAGSSRQSAVTNNGNGTWTVAGPDGTDLLRDIRLVQFSDTIITLWNAAPASLGLSAAVVSEDTLAGTIVATLSAVDADGDALSYELASADGPFRIDGNQLILTGPLDFESAASHSLTLVAKDAYGGQVSQIFTLQVADAVETTPFILTGTAGADRLEGEAGNDVLNGLGGNDVLLGEAGNDVLSGGAGHDTLEGGAGQDIFVFDTKLSKSAKVNKANQEWIVDFRIEDDTIHLAKSVFSKMAKKGVIQKGEFYIGAKAHDRDDHIIYNKKTGTLYYDADGTGSQAQVQIATLSKNLKMTHKDFFVV; encoded by the coding sequence ATGGCTGCAAACGTTGTCACTAGCATCGTCACAACCCCTCAAGTGCTCGGCGTCGACGGGATTAGCATACTGGGGTTAGGTTCAATCAACTCGGCGACGGTTGGTGTCACGGGCGGAAGAGGCGAACTTACAGTCTTCGGCAGCATCTACGGGGCAGACGGTGGCGTTTCCCTTAGTGCTGATCTCAACAACATAGTCGTTGGCTCTTCGGGGAGCATTTCAGGCAAAAATTACGGCATCAGAGTTGGGGACCCGACTGCCGGAGGTTCGGGTATTGTGAATGTCACCTCATCGGGATCGATTTCTGCGGAGACCGGCTCCGCCATTGCCCTTTATTCCGGAATAGTTTCGCTCACAAATTCAGGGTTGATAGCAGCAAACCGGGTTCTTTCGAGCGGGCCGACTTTAGCTCCAGTCGTAGAGCTCACGGGCATCTTTGCCACACTCGTCAACACGGGAACGATCATTTCCGGAGCGCCTCTATTCGGGGGCATAGCCGTTCGCTTCAATTACCAAGCATCAGGCAGCTTCTGGGGAAAGCTCGAGAACTTTGGATTCATCCAAGGATCCGTCGAATTCGGCTCAGGGAGCGACGTTTACGATGGACGGTTTGGTCACATCGAAGGTGCGATCAACATGGGTGGCGGCAATGATATCTTCTATGGCGGAGAAGACGGTGAAAGTGTGAGCTTTGGCGCCGGAAATGGCACGATTGACGGCGGAGCTGGCGAGGACACCTTAACCTTCTTGAACGGGACGACAGACATAAGGTTTGATTTGCGCCTTACAGACGGCCAGAAAATTGGAATTGGCACGTTCTCAGTAAAGAATGTCGAGCACTTCCGGGCGCAAGCTGGAAACGACTACTTGATTGGCAATAGCGGCGCCAGCAACATCCATGGCGGCGACGGAAATGATACGATCGATGGTCATTTAGGCAATGACACTCTCGATGGCGGCGCTGGCTCCGACACTGCTCTGTTCTCCGGCTCTGTTGGAGCCCGAGTTGATCTGACGAAGCCAAGTGAGCGGCAGAACACGGGCTACGGCTGGGATGTGGTGCTCAACATCGAGAACCTTGAAGGCGGTGCTGGGGCCGACTGGTTCCAGGGCGATGGTGGCGCCAATGTGCTGACCGGCCACGGCGGCAACGATACCCTCATCGGCGGCGCCGGCAACGACACGCTCGACGGCGGATCCGGCCTCAACACGGCCGTCTTCGCCGGTTCGTCCAGACAGTCGGCCGTGACGAACAATGGCAACGGTACGTGGACCGTGGCTGGTCCGGACGGCACCGACCTGCTGCGCGACATCCGCCTGGTGCAGTTCTCGGACACGATCATCACCTTGTGGAACGCGGCCCCTGCGTCTCTTGGCTTGTCTGCTGCGGTGGTGTCAGAAGATACACTGGCCGGCACGATCGTGGCCACGCTCTCGGCAGTGGATGCAGATGGCGATGCGCTGAGCTACGAGCTGGCCTCTGCCGACGGCCCGTTCCGGATCGACGGCAACCAGCTCATTCTCACTGGGCCGCTCGACTTCGAAAGTGCGGCGAGCCATAGCCTGACCCTGGTGGCGAAAGACGCTTACGGTGGGCAGGTGAGCCAGATCTTCACGCTCCAGGTCGCGGACGCGGTCGAGACGACGCCGTTCATCCTCACCGGCACGGCAGGAGCCGACCGGCTCGAGGGCGAGGCCGGCAACGATGTGCTTAACGGTCTGGGCGGCAACGACGTGCTGCTGGGTGAGGCGGGCAACGACGTGCTCTCCGGCGGGGCCGGTCACGACACGCTAGAGGGCGGCGCAGGCCAGGACATCTTCGTGTTCGACACCAAGCTGTCGAAGTCGGCGAAGGTGAACAAGGCCAATCAGGAGTGGATCGTGGACTTCAGGATCGAGGACGACACGATCCATCTGGCCAAAAGCGTGTTCTCCAAGATGGCCAAGAAGGGCGTGATCCAGAAGGGCGAGTTCTACATCGGCGCCAAGGCGCACGATCGGGACGATCACATCATCTACAACAAGAAGACCGGCACGCTCTATTACGATGCCGACGGCACCGGATCGCAGGCGCAGGTTCAGATCGCCACCCTCTCCAAGAACCTCAAGATGACCCACAAGGACTTCTTCGTTGTCTAA
- a CDS encoding winged helix-turn-helix domain-containing protein produces the protein MAGLPIRQDYAPSDLRMRASREKDCRAALRLLAIANALEGMTRAEAARLAGMERQALHDAIRRFNAEGPDGVHDRHRTGRPEQLTAGQQATLKAHILRGPEPERDGVSAWRLVDLREHVERVYGVRYSEWGLSCLLKRLNLSRQKTRPSHPKGNPAAQAAFKKGTPVKAAGPRSGAP, from the coding sequence ATGGCCGGGCTCCCGATCCGTCAGGACTACGCGCCATCCGATCTGCGCATGCGTGCGTCCCGCGAGAAGGATTGCCGGGCCGCCCTGCGGCTCCTGGCGATCGCCAATGCCTTGGAAGGCATGACCCGGGCCGAGGCCGCCCGGCTTGCCGGCATGGAGCGTCAGGCTCTGCACGATGCTATTCGGCGCTTCAATGCTGAGGGACCTGACGGCGTGCACGACCGGCATCGGACTGGCCGCCCGGAGCAGCTCACTGCGGGCCAGCAGGCGACACTGAAAGCCCACATCCTGCGTGGACCTGAGCCGGAGCGCGATGGAGTGAGCGCCTGGCGCCTGGTCGACCTACGCGAGCATGTCGAACGAGTCTATGGGGTGCGCTATAGCGAATGGGGGCTCTCGTGCCTGCTCAAGCGGCTGAACCTGTCACGCCAGAAGACCCGGCCCTCGCACCCGAAGGGCAATCCGGCCGCGCAGGCGGCGTTCAAAAAAGGAACTCCCGTCAAAGCTGCAGGGCCTCGCAGCGGAGCACCCTGA
- a CDS encoding IS630 family transposase yields the protein MQGLAAEHPEARLQLWCQDEARFGQKGRTTRVWYERGVRPPGVVDQRFESLYLFAACRPGTDETFALALPRVNADAMTIFLAHFAHQLEPGVHAVLVLDQAGWHDARALHVPETITLLPLPPASPALNPVERVWLYLRERYLSHRMLDDYEAVLDAVCRAWNRLLDETGRLTTLTAYPYLTASAIP from the coding sequence CTGCAGGGCCTCGCAGCGGAGCACCCTGAGGCGCGTCTTCAGCTCTGGTGCCAAGACGAGGCGCGCTTTGGCCAGAAAGGCCGGACAACACGGGTCTGGTATGAACGCGGCGTGCGTCCGCCCGGCGTGGTCGATCAGCGCTTCGAGAGCTTGTACCTGTTTGCCGCCTGCCGTCCTGGCACGGATGAGACCTTCGCGCTGGCGTTGCCGCGGGTGAATGCCGACGCGATGACGATCTTTCTGGCGCACTTTGCTCACCAGCTTGAGCCCGGCGTGCACGCGGTGCTCGTGCTCGATCAGGCCGGCTGGCACGACGCGCGGGCCCTGCACGTGCCAGAGACGATCACGCTGTTGCCTTTGCCGCCGGCGTCACCTGCGCTGAACCCGGTGGAGCGGGTCTGGCTGTACTTGCGTGAGCGTTATCTCTCGCATCGCATGCTCGACGATTATGAAGCGGTGTTGGACGCGGTCTGCCGCGCCTGGAACCGGCTCCTCGACGAGACAGGGCGTCTCACAACATTGACGGCCTACCCGTATCTCACGGCGTCAGCAATTCCCTGA